One Clostridium novyi NT genomic window carries:
- the sdaAA gene encoding L-serine ammonia-lyase, iron-sulfur-dependent, subunit alpha, whose amino-acid sequence MFVNSGKDLIEICNKENCSIWEYTLKCEAENSGLSEEQVFEKMKKNLDVMKESTSFALKNEIKSVSGLIGGDALKLNIYVESNNTLTGNFIVKAMARAISCSEVNAAMGRIVACPTAGSCGILPAVVISAGEKLNKSDDDLVKALLTASGIGIIIAKNATISGAEGGCQAECGSAAAMASGAVVEMMGGSPSQALHASAIVIKNILGLVCDPVAGLVEVPCAKRNASGTVAALTTADIAMAGVESIIPFDEVVLAMYKVGKQLPCELRETAQGGLAITPTGLKLKEKVFGKN is encoded by the coding sequence ATGTTTGTTAACAGTGGAAAAGACCTCATAGAGATTTGCAATAAAGAAAATTGTAGTATATGGGAGTATACCCTAAAATGCGAAGCAGAAAACAGTGGTTTATCAGAAGAACAAGTATTTGAAAAAATGAAAAAAAATCTTGATGTAATGAAAGAATCTACAAGCTTTGCACTTAAGAACGAAATTAAATCAGTAAGTGGATTAATCGGTGGAGATGCTCTAAAATTAAATATATACGTTGAAAGTAATAATACTTTAACAGGAAACTTCATAGTAAAAGCTATGGCACGCGCTATTTCCTGTTCTGAAGTAAATGCTGCCATGGGAAGAATAGTTGCATGCCCAACAGCTGGTTCTTGCGGTATACTTCCAGCTGTAGTAATATCTGCTGGAGAAAAATTAAATAAATCTGATGATGATTTAGTAAAAGCTCTTCTTACAGCTTCTGGAATAGGCATAATTATAGCTAAAAATGCAACAATTTCTGGAGCTGAAGGCGGTTGTCAAGCTGAGTGTGGTTCTGCCGCTGCAATGGCTTCTGGTGCAGTTGTTGAAATGATGGGGGGTTCCCCTTCCCAAGCACTTCATGCTAGTGCAATAGTTATAAAAAATATTTTAGGACTTGTTTGTGATCCTGTTGCTGGTCTTGTTGAAGTTCCATGTGCAAAACGTAATGCATCTGGTACTGTTGCAGCTCTTACAACTGCTGATATTGCAATGGCTGGTGTAGAAAGTATAATTCCTTTTGACGAAGTAGTTCTTGCAATGTATAAAGTAGGTAAACAACTTCCTTGTGAATTACGCGAAACAGCACAAGGTGGTCTGGCTATCACACCTACTGGACTTAAACTAAAAGAAAAAGTGTTTGGAAAAAATTAG
- the sdaAB gene encoding L-serine ammonia-lyase, iron-sulfur-dependent subunit beta, whose protein sequence is MNNYSVFDIVGPIMVGPSSSHTAGAARLAKLASLICGKNIVKVEFMLHGSFAKTYKGHGTDKALVAGILKMDPWDENLRNSFEIAKEKNIEIIFTECDLGDVHPNTVKFIMTRKDGTTSEVTGSSIGGGNILIFDIEGQDVEFRGDYPTLITTHKDTPGVISKITTMLYTENINIGSMKVYRGGKGVNATMALETDNIIPEDIIDKIKGITEIQKIRVINPIIEGEA, encoded by the coding sequence ATGAATAACTATAGTGTGTTTGATATAGTAGGTCCAATAATGGTCGGCCCTTCCAGTTCCCATACTGCTGGTGCTGCAAGACTGGCAAAGCTAGCTAGTCTTATTTGCGGTAAAAATATAGTAAAAGTTGAGTTTATGCTTCATGGTTCATTCGCTAAAACTTACAAAGGACACGGCACTGACAAAGCATTAGTTGCTGGAATACTTAAAATGGATCCCTGGGATGAAAATTTAAGAAATTCATTTGAAATAGCTAAAGAAAAAAATATTGAAATTATATTTACAGAATGTGATCTTGGAGATGTGCATCCTAATACTGTAAAATTCATCATGACTCGTAAAGATGGCACTACTTCTGAAGTAACGGGTTCTTCTATTGGTGGAGGAAATATATTAATCTTTGATATTGAGGGACAAGATGTGGAATTTAGAGGAGATTATCCAACTTTAATAACTACTCATAAAGATACTCCTGGAGTAATTTCAAAAATCACAACTATGCTATACACTGAAAATATCAATATAGGCTCTATGAAAGTTTATAGAGGTGGAAAAGGTGTAAATGCAACTATGGCCCTTGAGACTGATAATATAATCCCTGAAGATATAATAGATAAAATAAAAGGAATTACTGAAATACAAAAAATCAGAGTTATAAATCCAATAATAGAAGGCGAGGCATAG
- a CDS encoding COG2426 family protein: MSKLLQIFLLSAVPIVEQRGAIPMGIIAGLNPMTVFWVSFFGSMLPVPFILLLFNKIFTWMKKYKAFEKINNLIERKIDKNSAKLEKYKEIGLITFIAIPLPTTGVWTGSVVAAFLKLDFKKSLLCAAIGALTSALIITGGMVAFPALCSKMFGA; the protein is encoded by the coding sequence ATGAGTAAGTTATTACAAATATTTTTATTATCAGCAGTTCCAATAGTAGAACAGAGAGGTGCTATACCAATGGGAATAATAGCTGGATTAAATCCTATGACAGTATTTTGGGTGAGCTTTTTTGGTAGCATGCTTCCAGTACCTTTTATATTGCTTTTATTTAATAAAATTTTTACATGGATGAAAAAATATAAAGCTTTTGAAAAGATAAATAACTTAATAGAACGAAAGATAGATAAAAACTCGGCTAAGCTAGAAAAGTATAAAGAAATAGGACTAATTACATTTATAGCAATACCACTTCCAACAACAGGGGTTTGGACAGGTAGTGTAGTAGCGGCGTTTTTAAAATTAGATTTTAAAAAATCATTATTATGTGCAGCTATAGGTGCATTAACATCAGCACTTATAATAACAGGAGGAATGGTTGCTTTCCCAGCATTATGTTCAAAAATGTTTGGAGCTTAA
- a CDS encoding sensor histidine kinase produces MELIKSLINNIGYFILIAFVLSQCESLKNIIIKEEFSKKDLVILSILFGGLGILGTYIGTEIHGAIANTRIVGVMAGGIFCGPIIGIASSIISGTHRLLIDSGGVTAIPCAITTVASGFIGGILHKYANQTNRWIYGFIGGIVVETLEMILILIFSKPFDLAVHIVKNIYIPMGFANAIGISLLILLIENIYEQKEEVAAKQAKLALDIANKTLPYFRDMDSRSFEKICKIIKKSIKADAVAITDKKHVLAHVGLGEEHHIKGAEILTQATERVIKEGKILILTNASEINCAYPFCPLKSGIILPLKERNNIIGTLKIYYGKNNSISFKNKNLAIGLSQIISTQLEISKIGKLKKMATKAEIKALQTQINPHFLFNSLNTIASFVRINPAKARELIINLSVFLRYNLEIGDELVDVYSELEQVKAYVAIEKARFGEKLQVIYNIQDNIDIKMPSLIIQPIVENSIKHGILKSGRKGIVKIDIKYINDYAFEVAVEDNGVGIEKDIIEKVYNGTMKENKIGISNVNNRLKLLYGEGLKIERLEEGTRASFIIKR; encoded by the coding sequence ATGGAATTAATAAAAAGTCTTATAAATAATATAGGATACTTTATTTTAATAGCATTTGTGTTATCCCAATGTGAAAGTTTAAAGAATATCATTATAAAGGAAGAGTTCAGTAAAAAGGATTTAGTTATATTATCTATTCTTTTTGGTGGTCTTGGAATTTTAGGAACATACATAGGAACAGAAATCCATGGGGCCATAGCCAATACAAGAATTGTGGGAGTTATGGCCGGTGGTATTTTTTGTGGTCCTATAATTGGCATTGCATCTTCAATTATATCAGGTACACATAGGCTTCTAATAGATAGTGGAGGGGTAACTGCTATACCATGTGCTATTACAACAGTTGCTAGTGGATTTATAGGTGGGATACTTCACAAATATGCAAATCAAACAAATAGATGGATATACGGATTTATTGGGGGAATAGTAGTAGAAACCTTAGAAATGATTTTAATACTTATATTCTCAAAGCCTTTTGATTTGGCAGTCCACATAGTAAAAAATATATATATTCCCATGGGATTTGCAAATGCTATTGGAATATCTCTGCTTATTTTATTAATAGAAAATATATATGAACAAAAAGAAGAAGTTGCTGCAAAACAAGCAAAGTTAGCACTAGATATAGCAAACAAGACATTGCCGTATTTTAGAGATATGGATAGTAGGTCATTTGAAAAGATTTGTAAAATTATAAAAAAATCTATTAAAGCAGATGCAGTTGCAATTACAGATAAAAAACATGTTCTTGCTCATGTTGGACTTGGAGAAGAACATCACATAAAAGGAGCTGAAATATTAACACAAGCCACTGAAAGAGTAATAAAAGAAGGAAAAATTTTAATATTAACTAATGCTAGTGAAATAAATTGTGCATATCCATTTTGTCCATTAAAATCAGGCATAATATTGCCTTTAAAAGAAAGAAACAATATTATTGGAACTTTAAAAATATACTACGGAAAGAATAATTCCATCTCATTCAAAAACAAAAACTTAGCCATAGGACTTTCTCAAATAATCTCAACTCAGCTTGAAATAAGCAAAATAGGAAAGCTAAAAAAAATGGCAACTAAAGCAGAAATTAAAGCTCTACAAACACAAATTAATCCACATTTTTTATTCAATTCATTAAATACAATTGCTTCATTTGTTAGAATTAATCCCGCTAAAGCTAGAGAATTAATAATAAATTTATCTGTATTTTTAAGATATAATTTAGAAATAGGTGATGAACTTGTAGATGTTTATAGTGAGCTAGAACAAGTTAAGGCCTATGTAGCTATAGAAAAAGCACGATTTGGAGAAAAATTACAGGTGATTTACAATATACAAGATAATATAGATATAAAAATGCCTAGTTTGATAATACAACCTATAGTTGAAAACTCAATAAAACACGGAATCCTTAAATCAGGAAGAAAGGGAATTGTAAAAATAGATATAAAATATATAAATGATTATGCTTTTGAAGTAGCGGTAGAAGACAATGGAGTGGGAATTGAGAAGGATATTATTGAGAAGGTATATAATGGTACTATGAAAGAAAATAAAATAGGAATATCAAACGTAAATAACAGATTAAAGCTTCTTTATGGTGAGGGACTTAAAATTGAAAGATTAGAAGAAGGTACAAGAGCTTCATTCATTATAAAAAGGTAG
- a CDS encoding LytR/AlgR family response regulator transcription factor: MNCIVVDDEYPSREELKFFIKQASNIDIDEEFDDSIEALEYIQQNKPDVVFLDISMPKLDGMSLAHIINEMDNKIIVVFITAYKEHAIEAFETEAFDYILKPYSEERIISTLKRLENLESQKNDNCIKNKIALRKDEKLKVLGISDICYCRADEKKTIVYTAIDDYIENCSISDFYKKLPKKVFFRTHRSYIVNLDKITEIIPWFNNTYIIKLKGLDEEIPVSRNKMNDFKQLMNI, translated from the coding sequence GTGAATTGTATAGTTGTAGATGATGAATATCCATCAAGGGAAGAATTAAAATTTTTTATAAAACAAGCTAGTAATATAGATATAGATGAAGAATTTGATGATTCAATAGAGGCCTTAGAATATATTCAGCAAAATAAACCAGATGTTGTATTCTTAGATATTAGTATGCCTAAATTAGATGGTATGTCTTTAGCTCATATAATTAATGAAATGGATAATAAGATAATAGTTGTATTTATTACAGCATATAAAGAACATGCAATAGAAGCTTTTGAAACAGAGGCATTTGATTATATTTTAAAACCTTATTCAGAGGAAAGAATAATAAGTACATTAAAAAGACTAGAAAATTTAGAGAGTCAAAAAAATGATAATTGCATTAAAAATAAAATAGCTCTTAGAAAAGATGAAAAATTAAAGGTATTGGGTATTTCTGATATATGTTATTGTAGAGCCGATGAAAAGAAGACCATAGTATATACAGCTATTGATGATTATATAGAGAATTGTAGTATATCTGATTTTTATAAAAAATTACCTAAGAAAGTGTTTTTTAGGACTCATAGATCATATATTGTTAATTTAGATAAAATAACAGAAATAATTCCTTGGTTTAATAATACCTATATTATTAAATTGAAAGGGTTAGATGAAGAAATACCTGTAAGTAGAAATAAAATGAATGATTTTAAGCAGTTGATGAATATATAA
- a CDS encoding carbon starvation CstA family protein yields the protein MVSFILSIIALVVGYVVYGKIVERCFGANDDIETPATRLEDGVDFVPMPEWKIFLIQFLNIAGLGPIFGAIAGAMWGPAAFLWIVFGCIFAGAVHDYLSGMLSVRHDGASVPEVVGKYLGNGFKKFMVVFSVILLVLTGVVFVSGPAGLLHGLIASISKQKFLYIIFAYYLLATLVPIDKLIGKIYPIFGICLLIMAIGVGGALIINGAPIPEVAGNLVNMHSEPVKHPLFPMLFITIACGAISGFHSTQSPLMARCITKESQGRRIFLGAMIAEGIVALVWAAAAMSFFGGVPELNAFMTLNKGNAGIVVNKVCNGLLGKVGGALAILGVVACPITSGDTAFRSARLTIADSINYDQTSIKKRLVISIPLFAIGFALTFIDFTQIWRYFGWSNQTLATIVLWTGAMYLLKKGRNHWIATVPAVFMTAVCTTYILVAPEGFKLSMVIGLPVGMVAAVIALLIFLKVARKEKVKLDV from the coding sequence ATGGTATCATTCATATTATCAATAATAGCTTTAGTAGTTGGTTATGTGGTGTATGGTAAGATTGTTGAAAGGTGTTTTGGAGCAAATGACGATATCGAAACTCCAGCTACCAGACTAGAAGACGGTGTTGACTTTGTGCCAATGCCTGAGTGGAAAATTTTCTTGATACAATTTTTAAACATAGCAGGACTTGGACCTATATTTGGAGCTATAGCAGGAGCTATGTGGGGACCAGCAGCATTTTTGTGGATTGTATTTGGATGTATATTTGCAGGAGCAGTTCACGACTATTTATCAGGAATGTTATCAGTAAGACATGATGGAGCTAGTGTTCCAGAAGTGGTTGGTAAATATCTTGGAAATGGATTTAAAAAGTTTATGGTTGTATTTTCAGTTATATTACTTGTTTTAACAGGTGTTGTATTTGTAAGTGGACCTGCAGGACTTTTACATGGATTAATAGCTTCAATTAGTAAACAAAAGTTTTTATATATAATTTTCGCTTATTATTTATTAGCAACATTAGTGCCAATAGATAAATTAATAGGAAAAATTTACCCTATATTTGGGATATGCTTATTGATTATGGCTATTGGAGTTGGTGGAGCACTTATAATAAATGGAGCACCAATACCAGAAGTTGCTGGGAATTTAGTTAATATGCATTCAGAACCAGTTAAACATCCATTATTCCCAATGTTATTTATAACAATTGCATGTGGAGCAATTTCAGGATTTCACTCAACTCAATCTCCATTAATGGCTAGATGTATAACTAAAGAAAGTCAAGGAAGAAGAATTTTCTTGGGTGCTATGATAGCAGAAGGTATAGTTGCTTTAGTTTGGGCAGCAGCTGCAATGAGTTTCTTTGGCGGAGTTCCAGAACTAAATGCATTTATGACACTCAATAAGGGTAATGCAGGTATAGTAGTAAATAAAGTGTGTAATGGTTTACTTGGAAAGGTTGGAGGTGCACTTGCAATATTAGGAGTTGTTGCATGTCCTATAACATCAGGAGATACGGCATTTAGAAGTGCTAGACTTACAATAGCCGATTCAATTAATTATGATCAAACTAGTATAAAGAAAAGACTTGTAATAAGTATACCTTTATTTGCAATAGGGTTTGCATTAACATTTATAGACTTTACTCAAATTTGGAGATATTTTGGATGGTCAAATCAAACTTTAGCAACAATAGTTCTTTGGACAGGTGCTATGTATCTATTGAAAAAAGGAAGAAATCATTGGATTGCTACAGTGCCAGCAGTATTTATGACAGCAGTATGCACAACTTATATACTAGTAGCTCCAGAAGGATTTAAATTATCAATGGTAATAGGACTTCCAGTTGGAATGGTAGCAGCTGTTATAGCATTATTAATATTTTTAAAGGTAGCGAGAAAAGAAAAAGTTAAATTGGATGTATAA
- a CDS encoding DUF6514 family protein, translating to MLIVENLTRSEYIDDMRCDYSYRVIKNKVAFPEIYKAEIQSYGIEIERRDIVNGILINIERDFVKNISPCKSKVCSLAKMLYSNTVSPLHLIDILGEYIDDYITDYDEVIKNICSC from the coding sequence ATGTTAATTGTAGAGAATTTAACTAGAAGCGAATATATAGATGATATGAGATGCGATTATTCTTATAGAGTAATAAAAAACAAAGTTGCTTTTCCAGAGATATATAAGGCTGAGATACAATCTTATGGTATAGAAATAGAAAGACGAGACATTGTAAACGGTATACTTATTAATATAGAAAGAGATTTTGTAAAAAACATAAGTCCGTGTAAAAGTAAGGTATGTAGTCTAGCCAAAATGCTATATAGCAATACGGTGTCACCATTACACCTAATTGATATATTAGGTGAGTACATAGATGATTATATAACAGATTACGATGAAGTAATCAAAAACATATGCTCATGTTAA
- the acpS gene encoding holo-ACP synthase: protein MIIGIGTDIVEIDRINKSIERTPNFINKLFTKKEIEYFISRKMRPEFIAGKFAAKESVAKALGTGFRKFGFRDIEIDKDELGKPLVHLSGGAKETANKFGDYKLHLSISHGRENAIAYAILEVDNNGNCNSSKDEGHR, encoded by the coding sequence TTGATTATTGGTATAGGTACGGATATAGTTGAAATTGACAGAATAAACAAATCAATTGAGCGTACCCCGAATTTTATAAATAAATTATTTACCAAAAAGGAAATAGAATATTTTATAAGCAGAAAAATGAGACCAGAGTTTATTGCTGGGAAATTTGCTGCTAAAGAATCTGTGGCTAAAGCATTGGGAACTGGATTTAGAAAATTTGGATTTAGAGATATAGAAATAGATAAAGATGAACTTGGAAAACCTTTAGTTCATTTAAGTGGAGGGGCTAAGGAAACAGCAAATAAATTTGGTGATTATAAACTACATTTAAGTATATCTCATGGTAGAGAAAATGCTATAGCCTACGCAATTTTGGAGGTTGATAACAATGGAAATTGTAACAGCTCAAAAGATGAGGGACATAGATAG
- a CDS encoding bifunctional ADP-dependent NAD(P)H-hydrate dehydratase/NAD(P)H-hydrate epimerase gives MEIVTAQKMRDIDRFSIESIGIPSMVLMENAALKVIKNIDLDNNDSYSIICGNGNNGGDGLAIARHLSVLGKHIDIFVIGTEDNLSKDCSLNYKILLNFNIRVNFITTIDHLETLKKSINTREVIIDAILGTGLSREVKGIHKEVILAINESKATTIAVDTPSGLNSDTGEVMGCCVKADKTISFQFYKKGFLNYKSFEYTGEIIIENIGIPSEVSKKFLISDYLIDEVDVKKLIPIRKKYCHKGDFGRTSIVAGSLGFTGAAYISTQAAVKTGSGLVTLCCPESIQNILSNKLVEAMTISFKDTNKLNEILKNSDAIAIGPGMGNNEGTNKIVSDTIRYTTCPIVIDADGINVLKDNLDILKEKNNKIILTPHLGEMSRITGMPIEAIRKNRIDIAKQFAKEYNIILLLKGYNTVITDGVTAIINTTGNSSMASGGMGDCLTGIIASLISQGLDAFEAAYVGAYIHGYCGDKLSLNKYSVNATDILNEIPLSIKDIQNAN, from the coding sequence ATGGAAATTGTAACAGCTCAAAAGATGAGGGACATAGATAGATTTTCTATCGAGAGTATAGGCATACCAAGTATGGTTTTAATGGAAAATGCAGCATTAAAGGTAATTAAAAACATAGATCTAGATAATAATGATAGTTACTCTATTATATGTGGAAATGGAAATAATGGGGGGGATGGACTAGCTATTGCAAGACATTTAAGTGTACTAGGGAAACATATAGATATTTTTGTAATAGGAACAGAAGATAATCTTAGTAAAGATTGTAGCCTTAATTATAAGATATTATTAAATTTCAATATAAGAGTTAACTTTATTACAACAATAGATCATTTGGAAACTTTAAAGAAGTCTATTAATACAAGAGAAGTAATAATTGATGCTATTCTAGGAACAGGTCTTTCAAGAGAAGTTAAAGGAATACATAAAGAAGTTATTTTAGCTATTAATGAATCTAAAGCAACTACAATAGCTGTAGACACTCCATCAGGGTTAAATTCTGATACTGGAGAAGTTATGGGGTGTTGTGTTAAAGCAGATAAAACTATATCTTTTCAATTTTATAAAAAGGGATTTTTGAATTATAAATCTTTTGAATATACTGGAGAAATTATTATTGAAAATATAGGTATTCCTAGTGAAGTTTCAAAAAAATTTCTTATAAGTGATTATTTAATTGATGAAGTAGACGTGAAAAAGTTAATACCAATTAGAAAAAAATATTGTCATAAAGGGGATTTTGGAAGAACATCGATTGTAGCTGGTTCTTTAGGATTTACGGGAGCTGCATATATATCAACACAAGCGGCAGTAAAAACGGGATCAGGCCTTGTGACTCTTTGTTGCCCAGAATCTATACAAAATATATTAAGCAATAAATTGGTAGAAGCCATGACAATATCATTTAAAGATACAAATAAATTAAATGAGATATTAAAAAATAGTGATGCTATAGCAATAGGACCTGGAATGGGCAATAATGAAGGAACAAATAAAATAGTAAGCGATACAATAAGGTATACTACTTGTCCTATTGTAATTGATGCTGATGGTATAAATGTTTTAAAAGATAATCTTGATATTTTAAAAGAGAAAAATAATAAAATAATTTTAACTCCACACTTAGGAGAAATGTCTAGAATAACAGGAATGCCAATAGAAGCTATAAGAAAAAATAGAATAGATATTGCAAAACAGTTTGCTAAGGAATATAACATTATACTGTTATTAAAAGGGTATAATACAGTAATTACCGATGGAGTTACAGCAATTATAAATACGACAGGTAATAGTTCTATGGCATCAGGGGGAATGGGAGATTGTTTAACTGGAATTATAGCATCATTAATATCACAAGGATTAGATGCCTTTGAGGCAGCTTATGTTGGGGCGTATATACATGGATATTGTGGGGATAAATTATCCTTAAATAAGTATTCAGTAAACGCAACTGATATTTTAAATGAAATTCCACTTTCTATTAAGGATATACAAAATGCTAACTAA
- a CDS encoding germination lipoprotein GerS-related protein translates to MKKKIILFTLSCCFLIAIGVLIFGGSSKKEVNPNDAIDYLKNLNSYSCELTVHIKNSKQEIEKECKQFYNKNYGHRLDIGDKRVLIYKDNDILVRDLNNNMQYSVDKDFDDVYKLSFLEEYIGLLYTNHNVETSFKNINDREYELIDLTVPGNNRNLNRAVLYVNIEYNYPEKIILYDIKGKERVSFTYKNFVSNAEISEEVFKK, encoded by the coding sequence ATGAAAAAGAAAATTATACTATTTACCCTTAGCTGTTGTTTTTTAATAGCCATTGGGGTTTTAATTTTTGGAGGTAGTTCAAAAAAAGAGGTTAATCCCAATGATGCAATTGATTATTTGAAAAATTTAAATAGTTATAGTTGTGAATTAACTGTACATATAAAAAATAGTAAACAGGAGATAGAAAAAGAATGCAAACAGTTCTATAATAAAAACTATGGTCATAGATTAGATATAGGCGACAAAAGAGTATTAATTTATAAGGATAATGATATTCTGGTTAGAGATTTAAACAACAATATGCAGTATAGTGTAGATAAAGATTTTGATGATGTATACAAGCTAAGTTTTTTAGAAGAATACATTGGACTATTGTATACAAATCACAATGTAGAAACATCATTTAAAAATATAAATGATAGAGAGTATGAATTAATAGATCTCACTGTACCTGGCAATAACAGAAATCTCAATAGAGCTGTATTGTATGTTAATATTGAGTATAACTATCCCGAAAAAATAATTCTTTATGATATTAAAGGAAAAGAAAGGGTTAGTTTCACATACAAAAATTTTGTTTCTAATGCAGAAATATCAGAAGAAGTATTTAAAAAATAA
- the alr gene encoding alanine racemase, whose amino-acid sequence MFKHLRPVWAEINLDNLASNMKHIKELSNTKEIIGIVKADAYGHGALDIVPTLIENGATALAVAVVSEGVELRRGGIECPIMVLGFTPPSLIDMLLKHDIEQTVFSLDYAKELSKAAEKMHKVAKIHIAVDTGMGRIGFLPNEQSIQDVKAISMLPNIKIKGMFSHFSTADEKNKEYSAYQLNQFNKFYEGLKRENVNIETRHISNSAAIMDLPETIFEGVRPGIILYGYYPSNEVDKTKLELKPVMQLKTNVVHIKKIPSGEYISYGRKFKTDRESLIATLPVGYADGYTRLLFGKAKVIINGQLAPVVGRICMDQCMVDITDIKGDIKVGEEVILIGEKNGVKIDADDIAEMLGTINYEVICMISKRVPRVYIKNGEVIKVRNYI is encoded by the coding sequence ATGTTTAAACATTTAAGACCAGTTTGGGCAGAGATAAATTTAGATAATCTTGCTTCAAATATGAAACATATAAAAGAGCTATCAAATACTAAGGAAATAATAGGAATAGTAAAAGCTGATGCATATGGGCATGGAGCTTTAGATATAGTTCCTACACTTATAGAAAATGGAGCAACAGCACTTGCTGTAGCTGTTGTTAGTGAAGGAGTAGAATTAAGACGTGGAGGAATAGAATGTCCTATAATGGTTTTAGGGTTTACTCCACCAAGCTTAATTGACATGTTATTAAAACATGATATAGAACAAACAGTATTTTCTTTGGATTATGCAAAGGAACTTTCAAAAGCTGCTGAAAAAATGCATAAAGTTGCTAAAATTCATATAGCAGTTGATACAGGTATGGGGAGAATAGGATTCTTACCTAACGAACAAAGCATACAAGATGTTAAAGCAATAAGTATGCTTCCTAACATAAAAATAAAGGGTATGTTTTCACATTTCTCAACAGCAGATGAGAAAAATAAAGAATATAGTGCTTATCAATTAAACCAATTCAACAAGTTTTATGAAGGTTTAAAAAGAGAAAATGTAAATATAGAAACTAGACACATATCAAATAGTGCTGCAATAATGGACTTACCAGAAACTATATTTGAAGGGGTAAGACCAGGCATAATATTATATGGATATTATCCATCAAATGAAGTAGATAAAACTAAACTAGAATTAAAACCAGTTATGCAATTAAAAACTAATGTGGTTCACATAAAAAAGATACCTTCTGGAGAATATATAAGTTATGGAAGAAAGTTTAAGACAGATAGAGAAAGTTTGATCGCAACATTGCCAGTTGGGTATGCTGATGGATACACTAGATTATTGTTTGGTAAAGCAAAAGTTATAATAAATGGACAGTTAGCACCAGTAGTGGGAAGAATATGCATGGATCAATGTATGGTTGATATAACTGATATAAAAGGTGATATAAAAGTAGGAGAGGAAGTAATCCTAATAGGAGAAAAAAATGGAGTAAAGATAGATGCAGATGATATTGCAGAAATGCTAGGTACTATAAATTATGAAGTTATTTGCATGATTAGTAAAAGAGTTCCAAGAGTGTACATAAAAAATGGAGAAGTGATAAAAGTTAGAAATTATATTTAA